A single genomic interval of Macadamia integrifolia cultivar HAES 741 chromosome 6, SCU_Mint_v3, whole genome shotgun sequence harbors:
- the LOC122081060 gene encoding uncharacterized protein At2g29880-like yields MNKLRKEYNSFRALLETTGFGWDANARTATADDSVWESAIQGNKDWAKYRRNGLPMWPELLEIFSDSSARGDRGLSQATVVTPTSTNLEIDDDLHDTDNYDSDACTGTPKGSAPPKRRLDRTPTDRRRKSHTRTLTNSAEDFRTFVRWRMEKGSTSATSAVTRPPDPIVDGPYSMISCQKLLDSLEDIPTDLYVLAQRKIHSDPGWRMSFVEVRPDRRLWMIHGLKE; encoded by the exons ATGAATAAGTTACGCAAGGAGTACAACAGCTTCAGGGCTTTGTTAGAAACAACTGGTTTTGGATGGGATGCGAATGCTCGGACTGCCACAGCTGATGATTCAGTATGGGAATCTGCTATTCAG GGAAACAAGGATTGGGCAAAGTATAGAAGAAATGGTCTCCCCATGTGGCCAGAGTTGTTAGAGATCTTCTCCGACTCTAGTGCCCGTGGGGATAGAGGTCTGTCACAGGCAACAGTTGTCACTCCAACGTCAACTAACcttgaaattgatgatgatttGCATGACACTGATAATTATGACAGTGATGCTTGTACTGGGACACCCAAGGGGTCAGCTCCTCCGAAGCGGCGACTTGATAGGACTCCTACGGATCGTAGGAGGAAGAGCCACACACGGACATTGACAAACTCCGCTGAGGACTTTAGAACCTTCGTCCGATGGAGGATGGAAAAGGGATCAACCTCTGCCACCTCAGCAGTTACCCGACCACCTGACCCTATTGTTGATGGACCATATAGCATGATCAGCTGTCAGAAGCTACTGGACAGTTTGGAGGATATCCCGACTGATTTGTATGTGTTAGCGCAGCGTAAGATACACAGTGACCCTGGGTGGCGCATGTCTTTTGTTGAAGTGAGACCTGACAGGAGGTTATGGATGATACATGGCCTTAAGGAGTGA